The following proteins are co-located in the Solanum pennellii chromosome 1, SPENNV200 genome:
- the LOC107007781 gene encoding uncharacterized protein LOC107007781, producing the protein MENKSTMTNNPQEQTIYQEKGTQTEPETIEEILKAITTLSMKVDSMGKELQNLKANSQQHDYKYAELRRSEDAKNPELEGDVGKLPKTHNINITSIAGTSTTAMEKTTSKNTNLNSLFTKPFIPKAHIVDTPAPQTSTYAASLHKEKKIYNHISQTYIENLYKIQNFLNLKPKSTTTTEKTQDYLTQKFQGYNKLIAQPKTNPNLVKTCYSYGLLNTVYTYDGTEISGIPEIHKAFLIYKRITKGNLFFIKFYTAPAEILYDEIKPIIQIVKIGLTREMIIPEDIGQQPEIPKIEIPSFYANKRIIGLSTIIQELANNYLQGNAIWSYYSRDHLMIYANSREIRQTDMEEVQKWILSLLKPEATPTTRALKQGFISEELMTRYCKLIGHKYPDHICSKCNQGDDIIPDVQLE; encoded by the exons atggaAAACAAATCAACTATGACAAACAATCCACAAGAACAG ACTATTTATCAAGAAAAAGGAACTCAAACTGAACCAGAGACAATAGAAGAAATACTCAAAGCTATTACTACACTTTCTATGAAGGTGGATAGTATGGGAAAAGAGTTACAAAATTTGAAAGCTaatagtcagcagcatgactataaATATGCGGAGCTACGTCGATCGGAAGACGCTAAAAATCCAGAGCTAGAAGGAGACGTTGGGAAACTCCCTAAAACCCATAACATTAACATTACTAGTATTGCAGGTACAAGTACAACAGCTATGGAAAAAACTACATCAAAAAATACAAACTTAAACAGCTTGTTTACAAAACCATTTATTCCAAAAGCACATATAGTAGATACCCCAGCACCGCAAACATCCACATATGCAGCCAGCCtacacaaagaaaagaaaatatataaccaTATATCCCAAACTTACATTGAAAACCTATACAAAATCCAAAACTTTTTAAATCTTAAACCCAAATCTACCACAACCACAGAAAAAACCCAGGATTATTTAACCCAAAAATTTCAAGGCTATAATAAGTTAATCGCACAACCTAAAACCAATCCAAACCTAGTTAAAACTTGTTACAGTTATGGATTACTTAATACCGTATATACATATGATGGTACAGAGATAAGTGGAATCCCGGAGATACACAAAGCCTTTTtgatatataaaagaattacaaaaggaaatttattttttataaaattttatacagCACCAGCTGAGATACTTTATGATGAGATAAAACCAATAATCCAGATAGTGAAAATTGGATTAACGCGAGAAATGATAATACCGGAAGACATAGGGCAACAGCCAGAGATACCAAAAATCGAGATACCCAGtttttatgcaaataaaagaataattggaTTATCAACTATCATACAAGAATTAGCTAACAATTATCTACAAGGAAATGCTATATGGAGTTATTATTCAAGAGATCACTTAATGATATATGCCAATTCAAGAGAGATAAGACAAACAGATATGGAGGAAGTCCAGAAATGgattttatctttattaaaaCCAGAAGCTACTCCAACAACTAGAGCACTAAAACAAGGATTCATCTCCGAAGAACTCATGACAAGATATTGCAAGCTAATTGGACACAAATATCCAGACCATATATGTTCCAAGTGCAACCAAGGTGATGACATAATCCCAGACGTACAACTGGAGTAA